A single region of the Streptomyces sp. NBC_01262 genome encodes:
- a CDS encoding MarR family winged helix-turn-helix transcriptional regulator, producing the protein MSTRLPAAAQVSTDVVEIERALTRITYLTSRVKQHERLVAVAGVPLDRAAVALLRQIADSEPLRLGELAARLAVEASHVTRQVQQLQKAGYVARVPDPDDRRAQRIQLTPFGKEAYDRIREASWRGMQMALAEWSPQDLRQLASLFHRMVDDFLGFATDDDGAEQSEQAEQAEQPGPEGAEAAPSA; encoded by the coding sequence ATGTCCACACGCTTGCCAGCCGCAGCCCAGGTCTCGACGGACGTGGTCGAGATCGAGCGGGCTCTCACCCGTATTACGTATCTGACCAGCAGGGTCAAGCAGCACGAGCGCCTCGTGGCGGTGGCCGGAGTGCCGCTGGACCGTGCCGCCGTGGCACTCCTGCGGCAGATCGCCGACTCCGAGCCGCTGCGCCTCGGCGAGCTGGCGGCCCGGCTGGCCGTGGAGGCCTCGCACGTCACCCGGCAGGTGCAGCAGTTGCAGAAGGCGGGATACGTCGCCCGGGTCCCGGACCCGGACGACCGCCGCGCCCAGCGCATCCAGCTCACCCCGTTCGGCAAGGAGGCGTACGACCGCATCCGCGAGGCGAGCTGGCGGGGGATGCAGATGGCGCTGGCCGAGTGGTCGCCGCAGGATCTGCGGCAGCTCGCCTCGCTGTTCCACCGGATGGTCGACGACTTCCTCGGCTTCGCGACCGACGATGACGGCGCCGAGCAGTCAGAGCAAGCAGAGCAGGCAGAGCAGCCCGGACCAGAGGGCGCCGAGGCGGCCCCTTCCGCCTGA
- a CDS encoding NAD(P)/FAD-dependent oxidoreductase, which yields MKRILVVGASAAGLAAVETLRREGYEETITLVGDEPHPPYDRPPLSKQILAGQWEPDRLALRSVADLYALGLDLRLGATASGLDLAGRTLLLADGTQLPYDGLIVATGVRPRRLPGEGAHVLRTFTDALALRERLGPGRRLAVVGAGFLGAEAAAVARGMGAEVTLLEPAPVPLAHAVGEEVGRVLSGAHLDNGVDLRTGVTVAEATGDGVRLADGELIEADEVLVAIGSLPNTEWLADSGLETTDGLVCDEYCAAAPDVYAAGDVARWHNPLFGVPMRIEHRTNAAEQGMAAARNLLHPQARKPFAPVPYFWSDQYDMKIQAYGYLRGHDEAAVVDGDLGERRFVAAYRTGDRLSGALAVGMPPKAIHRWRQAIAARTSWSEAVRSG from the coding sequence GTGAAGCGGATCCTGGTCGTGGGCGCCTCGGCCGCGGGGCTCGCCGCGGTCGAGACCCTGCGCCGGGAGGGGTACGAGGAGACGATCACCCTTGTCGGCGACGAGCCGCACCCTCCGTACGACCGGCCGCCGCTGTCCAAGCAGATCCTCGCCGGGCAGTGGGAACCCGACCGCCTCGCCCTGCGTTCGGTGGCCGACCTGTACGCGCTCGGCCTCGACCTGCGCCTGGGCGCCACCGCGAGCGGCCTCGACCTCGCCGGACGTACGCTGCTCCTCGCCGACGGCACGCAACTGCCGTACGACGGCCTGATCGTGGCCACCGGCGTACGTCCGCGCCGGCTGCCCGGTGAGGGCGCCCACGTGCTGCGCACCTTCACCGACGCCCTGGCCCTGCGGGAGCGGCTCGGCCCGGGGCGGCGCCTGGCCGTGGTCGGCGCCGGCTTCCTCGGGGCGGAGGCCGCCGCCGTGGCCCGGGGCATGGGCGCCGAGGTCACCCTCCTCGAACCGGCGCCGGTGCCACTGGCCCACGCGGTCGGCGAGGAGGTCGGACGGGTGCTCTCGGGTGCCCATCTGGACAACGGAGTCGACCTGCGCACGGGCGTCACCGTCGCCGAGGCGACCGGTGACGGCGTACGGCTCGCCGACGGCGAACTGATCGAGGCCGACGAGGTGCTGGTCGCCATCGGCTCCCTGCCGAACACCGAATGGCTGGCGGACAGCGGCCTGGAGACGACCGACGGCCTGGTGTGCGACGAGTACTGCGCCGCCGCGCCGGACGTGTACGCCGCCGGGGATGTCGCCCGCTGGCACAACCCGCTGTTCGGCGTGCCGATGCGCATCGAGCACCGTACCAACGCCGCCGAGCAGGGCATGGCCGCCGCCCGCAACCTCCTCCACCCGCAGGCGCGCAAGCCGTTCGCCCCGGTGCCGTACTTCTGGTCCGACCAGTACGACATGAAGATCCAGGCGTACGGCTACCTGCGCGGCCACGACGAGGCCGCCGTCGTGGACGGCGATCTCGGCGAGCGCCGCTTCGTGGCCGCCTACCGCACCGGCGACCGCCTGTCCGGTGCCCTCGCGGTCGGCATGCCGCCCAAGGCGATTCACCGCTGGCGGCAGGCCATCGCGGCCCGCACCTCGTGGAGCGAGGCCGTACGGTCCGGCTAG
- a CDS encoding zinc-dependent alcohol dehydrogenase: protein MSTMKSVRTGVQGTVDVVDIERPVPGPKDALVQIRACGICGTDTHFLHLGGIPFGPGGSMVPVALGHEPAGEIVDIGAEVTGLRVGDRVVVNPQDAPSGIIGCGGKLGGMSEYLLIENAVVGKSVAVFPDTVPFDVAALNEPMAVARHCVNRSGATATDKVVIFGAGPIGLGAAIWLKLRGVEHVVVADVIPERLDTALAVGADAVIDSSKEDVTARLTELHGPAANALGQPRPGTDIYIDAAGAAAVFNTVLASAKWHAKLVMVAVQKKSDDIDLGSMLRSELTLIASQGYPTEIFEVTAEIAEHQERFAKLISHRVPFSEADKAFQLAMTPGAAEKVVVTF from the coding sequence ATGTCAACGATGAAGTCCGTTCGGACCGGTGTGCAGGGCACGGTGGACGTGGTGGACATCGAGCGCCCCGTGCCCGGCCCCAAGGACGCGCTGGTGCAGATTCGGGCCTGCGGCATCTGCGGCACCGACACCCACTTCCTCCACCTGGGCGGCATACCCTTCGGCCCCGGCGGATCCATGGTCCCCGTGGCCCTGGGGCACGAGCCCGCCGGTGAGATCGTCGACATCGGCGCGGAGGTCACCGGCCTCAGGGTCGGCGACCGCGTCGTCGTCAACCCCCAGGACGCGCCCTCGGGCATCATCGGGTGCGGCGGGAAGCTGGGCGGTATGAGCGAGTACCTGCTCATCGAGAACGCCGTCGTGGGCAAGAGCGTGGCCGTCTTCCCGGACACCGTGCCCTTCGACGTCGCCGCCCTCAACGAGCCGATGGCTGTCGCCCGGCACTGCGTCAACCGCTCCGGGGCCACCGCCACCGACAAGGTCGTCATCTTCGGCGCCGGACCCATCGGACTGGGCGCCGCGATCTGGCTCAAGCTGCGCGGCGTGGAGCACGTCGTGGTCGCCGATGTCATCCCCGAGCGCCTCGACACCGCCCTGGCCGTCGGCGCCGACGCCGTCATCGACTCCTCCAAGGAGGACGTCACGGCCCGCCTGACCGAACTCCACGGCCCTGCCGCCAACGCCCTGGGCCAGCCCCGACCCGGCACCGACATCTACATCGACGCCGCCGGTGCGGCCGCCGTCTTCAACACCGTCCTGGCCTCCGCCAAGTGGCACGCGAAGCTCGTCATGGTCGCCGTCCAGAAGAAGTCCGACGACATCGACCTCGGCTCGATGCTCCGCAGCGAACTCACCCTCATCGCCTCGCAGGGCTACCCCACCGAGATCTTCGAGGTCACCGCCGAAATCGCCGAACACCAGGAACGCTTCGCGAAGCTCATCAGCCACCGCGTCCCGTTCTCGGAAGCCGACAAGGCCTTCCAGCTCGCCATGACACCCGGGGCGGCCGAGAAGGTCGTCGTCACCTTCTGA
- a CDS encoding MarR family winged helix-turn-helix transcriptional regulator: MPTDQPMGAGSSAAEDVAEIERALTRVAHLITRPRRHDHVKVVTGVPLDRAAVIILRLLAESDALRPGELAARLQVEAPHVTRQLQRLQRAGYVSRVADPCDRRAQLVQVTAAGRQAAARIREVTSAAMRDALADWSPQELHLLAGQFHRMVDDFLAYIADEER, encoded by the coding sequence ATGCCAACAGATCAGCCGATGGGCGCCGGCTCCTCGGCCGCCGAGGACGTCGCCGAGATCGAGCGGGCACTCACGCGCGTCGCGCATCTGATCACCAGGCCCAGGCGGCACGACCACGTCAAGGTCGTGACCGGAGTGCCGCTGGACCGTGCCGCCGTGATCATCCTGCGGCTGCTCGCCGAGTCCGACGCGCTGCGCCCGGGGGAGCTGGCGGCGCGGCTGCAGGTCGAGGCGCCGCATGTCACCCGGCAACTGCAGCGCCTGCAGAGGGCCGGCTACGTCAGCCGGGTCGCGGACCCGTGCGACCGCCGAGCGCAGCTCGTCCAGGTGACCGCGGCGGGCAGGCAGGCCGCCGCCCGGATCCGCGAGGTGACGTCGGCGGCCATGCGGGACGCCCTGGCGGACTGGTCGCCGCAGGAACTGCACCTGCTGGCAGGGCAGTTCCACCGCATGGTCGACGACTTCCTCGCGTACATCGCCGACGAGGAGCGGTAG
- a CDS encoding TetR/AcrR family transcriptional regulator, translating into MTAVPAEPVEPAWRQRAVERSTRAAKLRAEQRVQRFLDSAQELITEKGTTDFTVQEVVERSKQSLRSFYQHFDGKHELLLALFEDALSTSAVEIREATDAADDPLTSLQVGVEMLYAQSHPSPGVQRPLFSDFALQLLVRHPAQVATAHLPLLALFTELIDEAAKAGAIPVGKPRRQASLVMQTVLFAAQAHGVPANGHSHPVTAGEIWQFCLGGISGPPATS; encoded by the coding sequence GTGACTGCCGTCCCCGCAGAACCTGTCGAGCCCGCCTGGCGCCAGCGCGCCGTCGAGCGATCCACCCGTGCCGCCAAGCTCCGCGCCGAACAGCGCGTCCAGCGTTTCCTGGACTCGGCACAGGAACTCATCACAGAGAAGGGGACGACGGACTTCACGGTCCAAGAGGTCGTCGAACGCTCGAAACAGTCGCTGCGCAGCTTCTACCAGCACTTCGACGGCAAGCACGAGCTGCTGCTGGCCCTGTTCGAGGACGCCCTGTCCACCTCGGCCGTGGAGATCCGCGAGGCCACCGACGCCGCGGACGACCCGCTGACCAGCCTTCAGGTGGGGGTCGAGATGCTCTACGCGCAGTCGCACCCCAGCCCCGGCGTCCAGCGCCCGCTGTTCAGCGACTTCGCCCTGCAGTTGCTGGTCAGGCACCCCGCTCAGGTGGCGACCGCGCACCTTCCGCTGCTCGCGCTGTTCACGGAGCTCATCGACGAGGCCGCCAAGGCCGGCGCGATCCCGGTCGGCAAGCCCCGCCGGCAGGCCTCCCTCGTCATGCAGACCGTCCTGTTCGCCGCCCAGGCCCACGGCGTCCCCGCCAACGGCCATTCCCACCCGGTCACCGCCGGGGAGATCTGGCAGTTCTGCCTCGGCGGCATCTCAGGACCCCCCGCGACGTCCTGA
- a CDS encoding acyl-CoA dehydrogenase family protein: MTWDFRTEPEFEEKLEWIRWFRAERVEPLDLLYPGRAFHPLDDETGPVVRALKQQVRDQGLWAPHLGPELGGRGFGQVKLALINEILGASSWAPVIFGTAAPDTGNAEIIARYGTEEQKERYLQPLLEGECFSCFSMTEPHAGSDPTMFTTRAVRDGDEWVITGRKYFSSNARTSRFVIVMAVTNPDVSAYKGMSMFLVPSDTPGVRVERHVGTLGEDPEEGMHALISYDGVRVPADALLGGEGQAFAIAQTRLGGGRVHHAMRVVGQCNKALDMMAERAVSRETQGSRLGDKQLVQADLADSYAQLAQFRLFVLYTAWQIDQYNDYKRVKKDIAAIKFLTPKVLHDIVYRSMHLHGALGVSNEMPFADMWTGAAVMAVVDGPTEVHKITVAREVLRGREAAPGLWPTQHLPTRREWARKQLEDM, translated from the coding sequence ATGACATGGGACTTTCGCACCGAGCCGGAGTTCGAGGAGAAGCTGGAGTGGATCAGGTGGTTCCGCGCCGAGCGCGTCGAACCCCTGGACCTGCTCTATCCGGGCCGGGCCTTCCATCCGCTGGACGACGAGACCGGCCCGGTCGTGCGAGCCCTCAAACAGCAGGTGCGCGATCAGGGGCTGTGGGCCCCGCACCTCGGTCCCGAGCTGGGCGGACGAGGCTTCGGACAGGTCAAGCTGGCGCTGATCAACGAGATCCTCGGCGCGTCGAGCTGGGCCCCCGTCATCTTCGGCACGGCCGCGCCGGACACCGGCAACGCCGAGATCATCGCCCGCTACGGCACCGAGGAGCAGAAGGAGCGCTATCTCCAGCCGCTGCTCGAAGGCGAGTGCTTCTCCTGCTTCTCCATGACCGAGCCGCACGCCGGGTCCGATCCGACGATGTTCACCACCCGCGCGGTGCGCGACGGTGACGAGTGGGTCATCACCGGACGCAAGTACTTCTCCTCCAACGCGCGCACCTCACGGTTCGTCATCGTCATGGCGGTGACGAACCCCGACGTCAGCGCCTACAAGGGCATGTCCATGTTCCTGGTGCCCAGCGACACCCCCGGGGTCCGGGTGGAGCGGCACGTCGGGACCCTGGGCGAGGACCCGGAAGAGGGCATGCACGCGCTGATCTCGTACGACGGGGTCCGGGTGCCGGCGGACGCGCTGCTCGGCGGGGAGGGCCAGGCGTTCGCGATCGCGCAGACCCGCCTCGGCGGCGGGCGGGTCCACCACGCGATGCGGGTCGTCGGGCAGTGCAACAAGGCGCTGGACATGATGGCCGAGCGCGCCGTGTCCCGGGAGACGCAGGGCAGCAGGCTGGGCGACAAGCAGCTGGTCCAGGCCGATCTGGCCGACTCCTACGCGCAGCTCGCGCAGTTCCGGCTGTTCGTGCTGTACACGGCCTGGCAGATCGACCAGTACAACGACTACAAGCGGGTCAAGAAGGACATCGCCGCCATCAAGTTCCTGACGCCGAAGGTGCTGCACGACATCGTGTACCGCTCGATGCACCTGCACGGCGCGCTGGGGGTCTCCAACGAGATGCCCTTCGCCGACATGTGGACCGGCGCCGCCGTCATGGCGGTCGTCGACGGACCGACCGAGGTCCACAAGATCACCGTGGCCCGCGAGGTACTGCGCGGCCGCGAGGCGGCACCCGGCCTCTGGCCCACCCAGCACCTGCCCACTCGCCGGGAGTGGGCCCGCAAGCAGCTGGAGGACATGTGA
- a CDS encoding response regulator transcription factor has translation MHVTVSGKSSHKSSPTRGAGQRVLVVSDDPGTLELLSTTFGLAGYRVVRVATRAEALARLSEQRFDLLVLDTVLKDLKDFNGRPRLAAADRPPMLFLTSVESLGTLAPGLDGLRASDYVTKPLRIAEVLARAQVLLNSRNPGRDRAPRYGDLALDDATCQARRGRRELDLTPAEYRLLRHLMVNAERVFSKEQIGRYVWGEGRADNAIEKLVSRLRSKVDQEQPSLIHNRRGFGYWLGCV, from the coding sequence ATGCACGTGACTGTCAGTGGTAAGTCTTCGCACAAGTCCTCGCCGACTCGTGGAGCGGGGCAGCGGGTCCTGGTCGTCTCCGACGACCCGGGGACCCTCGAACTGCTCTCGACGACTTTCGGGTTGGCCGGCTACCGGGTCGTCAGGGTGGCCACCCGCGCCGAGGCTCTCGCGCGGCTGTCGGAACAGCGGTTCGACCTGCTGGTCCTGGACACCGTGCTCAAAGACCTCAAGGACTTCAACGGACGCCCCCGCCTTGCCGCGGCCGATCGGCCGCCGATGCTCTTCCTGACCTCCGTCGAGTCGCTGGGCACCCTCGCCCCCGGGCTCGACGGCCTGCGCGCCAGCGACTACGTCACCAAGCCGCTCCGGATAGCCGAAGTCCTGGCCAGGGCGCAGGTTTTACTCAACAGCCGCAACCCCGGCCGGGACAGGGCGCCGCGCTATGGCGACCTGGCCCTGGACGACGCCACCTGCCAGGCGCGGCGCGGCCGCCGGGAACTCGACCTCACCCCCGCGGAGTACCGGCTGCTGCGCCACCTGATGGTCAACGCGGAACGGGTGTTCTCCAAGGAGCAGATAGGCCGGTACGTCTGGGGCGAGGGCCGCGCCGACAACGCGATCGAGAAGCTCGTCTCCCGCCTGCGCTCCAAGGTGGACCAGGAGCAGCCGTCACTGATCCACAACCGCCGGGGCTTCGGCTACTGGCTGGGGTGTGTCTGA
- a CDS encoding cytochrome P450, giving the protein MADTLAGTVNDGAESIPEFPMPRADSCPFAPPPALRALHAETPLTKARIWDGSTPWLVMGHADQRTLLADARVSTDEHQPGFPHQSRAMAETLDHRPPTIFNTDAPEHSRFRRMLTAPFIFKRVEALRPAIQKITDDHIDAMLAGPKPADLVTALALPVPSLMICELLGVPYTDHDFFQEHSVTAVSSDATPEESQAAAGALLNYLMGLIDTKLTEPGEDLLTDLAERVRAGETTPPEAALMAVVLLIAGHETSANMIALGTLALFQNPEQLALLRDTDDPKIVAGAVEELLRYLTIAHTGQRRIAREDIEIGGQVIRAGDGLVFPLSSANWDPDAFPEPDTLDLQRPARHHNAFGFGIHQCLGQLLARVELQIVYGTLYRRIPTLRLATTLEEINFKHDRLAYGVYELPVTW; this is encoded by the coding sequence ATGGCTGACACACTCGCAGGCACTGTCAATGATGGGGCCGAGTCCATACCCGAGTTCCCGATGCCCCGGGCCGACAGCTGCCCGTTCGCTCCGCCCCCGGCCCTGCGCGCGCTGCATGCCGAGACGCCACTGACCAAAGCACGGATCTGGGACGGCAGCACACCCTGGCTGGTCATGGGGCACGCCGATCAACGGACCCTGCTGGCCGACGCCCGGGTGAGCACCGACGAGCATCAGCCCGGTTTTCCGCACCAGTCCCGGGCCATGGCGGAGACCCTGGACCACCGTCCGCCGACCATCTTCAACACGGACGCCCCCGAGCACTCCCGGTTCCGCCGGATGCTGACCGCTCCTTTCATCTTCAAGCGGGTCGAGGCGCTGCGGCCCGCCATCCAGAAGATCACCGACGACCACATCGACGCGATGCTGGCCGGACCGAAGCCGGCCGATCTCGTCACCGCGCTGGCCCTGCCCGTGCCGTCGCTGATGATCTGCGAGCTTCTCGGAGTCCCGTACACCGACCACGACTTCTTCCAGGAGCACAGCGTCACCGCGGTCAGCAGCGACGCGACGCCCGAGGAGAGCCAGGCGGCGGCGGGCGCGCTGCTCAACTATCTGATGGGCCTGATCGACACCAAGCTCACCGAGCCCGGCGAGGACCTGCTGACCGACCTGGCGGAGCGCGTCAGGGCCGGCGAGACCACTCCGCCCGAGGCCGCCCTCATGGCCGTCGTGCTGCTCATCGCCGGGCACGAGACCTCCGCGAACATGATCGCGCTGGGCACCCTGGCCCTGTTCCAGAACCCCGAGCAGCTCGCGCTGCTGCGCGACACCGACGACCCGAAGATCGTCGCGGGCGCGGTGGAGGAACTGCTGCGCTATCTGACGATCGCTCACACCGGCCAGCGCCGGATCGCCCGCGAGGATATCGAGATCGGCGGCCAGGTCATCCGGGCCGGGGACGGCCTCGTCTTCCCGCTGTCCAGCGCCAACTGGGACCCGGACGCCTTCCCCGAGCCGGACACGCTCGACCTCCAGCGGCCCGCCCGCCACCACAACGCGTTCGGCTTCGGCATCCACCAGTGCCTGGGGCAGCTGCTGGCCCGCGTGGAGCTCCAGATCGTCTACGGCACGCTCTACCGCCGCATTCCCACGCTGCGCCTCGCCACCACGCTGGAGGAGATCAACTTCAAGCACGACCGGCTCGCCTACGGCGTGTACGAACTGCCGGTCACCTGGTGA
- a CDS encoding ferredoxin, which produces MRVEVDEPKCIAAGQCVLSAPEVFDQRDEDGIVVLLIEEPGAELHAAVKDAAVLCPAAAIRLVGE; this is translated from the coding sequence ATGCGTGTGGAAGTGGACGAACCGAAGTGCATCGCGGCGGGCCAGTGCGTCCTGAGCGCGCCCGAGGTGTTCGACCAGCGGGATGAGGACGGCATCGTGGTCCTGCTGATCGAGGAGCCCGGCGCCGAGCTGCACGCCGCGGTGAAGGACGCGGCGGTCCTGTGTCCGGCGGCGGCGATCCGGCTGGTGGGGGAGTGA
- a CDS encoding phosphotransferase family protein, with amino-acid sequence MNSLNTDSLGRWLDTQDIAPGEPVEASYISGGTSNDIFAITRGDRRLVLRKPPEKVPPGRNETMLREYRVLNALNGTDVPHPEAVAVCDDTDVLGSCFYLMGYVDGWSPMSSDGWPEPFRSDLSLRPQLAYQLVEGIARLGNVDWRAQGLEGLGKPEGFHDRQVDRWLAHLAKFQFREIPGLDAAAAWLREHRPSHWEPGIIHGDYQFANVMFQHGTPARLAALVDFEMSTVGDPLLDLGWVLMGWPDADEDRTQKGYVDYTGMPDRADLLEHYAKVSGRDVSEMDYYVILARFKMAVVLEGGYARHVKGDGGNPKMAYYGKAVLDMAAQAAELAATTRL; translated from the coding sequence GTGAACTCCCTGAACACCGACTCACTGGGCCGCTGGCTGGACACCCAGGACATCGCCCCGGGCGAACCGGTGGAGGCGTCCTACATCTCCGGGGGCACCTCCAACGACATATTCGCGATCACCCGCGGCGACCGGCGCCTGGTCCTGCGCAAGCCGCCGGAGAAGGTGCCGCCGGGCCGCAACGAGACCATGCTGCGCGAGTACCGCGTGCTCAACGCCCTCAACGGGACGGACGTCCCGCACCCGGAGGCCGTCGCGGTCTGCGACGACACCGACGTGCTCGGCTCGTGCTTCTACCTCATGGGATACGTCGACGGCTGGTCGCCGATGAGCTCCGACGGCTGGCCCGAGCCGTTCCGCAGCGACCTGTCGCTGCGGCCGCAGCTCGCGTACCAGCTCGTGGAGGGCATCGCCCGGCTCGGCAACGTCGACTGGCGGGCCCAGGGCCTGGAAGGGCTCGGCAAGCCTGAGGGCTTCCACGACCGGCAGGTTGACCGCTGGCTGGCACACCTGGCCAAGTTCCAGTTCCGCGAGATCCCGGGGCTGGACGCCGCCGCGGCGTGGCTGCGCGAGCACCGGCCGAGCCACTGGGAGCCGGGCATCATCCACGGCGACTACCAGTTCGCGAACGTCATGTTCCAGCACGGCACCCCCGCCCGGCTCGCCGCCCTGGTGGACTTCGAGATGTCCACCGTCGGCGACCCGCTGCTCGACCTGGGCTGGGTGCTCATGGGCTGGCCGGACGCCGACGAGGATCGCACCCAGAAGGGGTATGTCGACTACACGGGCATGCCCGACCGGGCCGATCTGCTGGAGCACTACGCCAAGGTCAGCGGCCGGGACGTCAGCGAGATGGACTACTACGTGATCCTCGCCCGCTTCAAGATGGCCGTCGTGCTGGAAGGCGGCTACGCCCGGCATGTGAAGGGCGACGGCGGCAACCCCAAGATGGCGTACTACGGGAAGGCCGTCCTGGACATGGCCGCCCAGGCGGCCGAACTGGCCGCGACGACCCGGTTGTGA
- a CDS encoding DMT family transporter, with protein sequence MLAVALALVSILAYAVAASAQHRLASGPAGTSLPRMLLRGAWWAAVAVNAAGAVFHVVALKFGSLTLVQSLGALTLIAALPISARTTGRPVSRKEWRGAALTLLGLAAFLPVTAGSGEPTHSLGVPAALCVGVIAMLSVPIALATPRGNVRSLSLAAASGIHSGAASALFQTVLLAGGVLSWHSVTIGALAISLAVGGLLLSQAAYAGGLGAPLAVLTLANPVAGTVIGMTLLAEGIRGGLAGAALAAVSALVAARGVILLTRGTTVEVTRGVPAPA encoded by the coding sequence ATGCTCGCTGTGGCCCTGGCGCTTGTCTCGATCCTCGCCTACGCCGTCGCGGCCTCGGCCCAGCACCGGCTCGCCTCCGGCCCCGCCGGCACCAGCCTGCCCCGCATGCTGCTCCGCGGCGCCTGGTGGGCGGCGGTGGCCGTCAACGCCGCGGGCGCCGTCTTCCATGTGGTCGCCCTCAAATTCGGCTCGCTGACGCTGGTCCAGTCGCTCGGCGCGCTCACCCTGATCGCCGCGCTGCCGATCAGCGCCCGGACCACCGGACGGCCCGTCAGCCGCAAGGAGTGGCGGGGCGCCGCTCTCACCCTCCTCGGCCTCGCCGCCTTTCTGCCGGTGACGGCGGGCAGCGGCGAGCCCACTCACAGCCTGGGCGTCCCGGCCGCGCTCTGCGTGGGGGTCATCGCGATGCTCTCCGTCCCCATCGCACTGGCCACCCCGCGCGGCAACGTCCGCTCCCTGAGCCTGGCGGCGGCCTCCGGCATCCACTCCGGGGCCGCCTCCGCGCTCTTCCAGACCGTGCTTCTGGCCGGCGGCGTCCTGTCCTGGCACTCCGTCACCATCGGCGCGCTCGCGATCTCCCTTGCTGTGGGCGGCCTGCTGCTGTCCCAGGCCGCGTACGCCGGCGGACTCGGCGCCCCGCTGGCCGTCCTCACCCTCGCCAACCCCGTCGCCGGCACGGTCATCGGCATGACCCTGCTCGCCGAGGGCATCCGGGGCGGCCTGGCCGGCGCGGCCCTCGCCGCCGTCAGCGCCCTGGTGGCAGCGCGCGGCGTCATACTGCTGACCCGCGGCACGACCGTCGAGGTGACCCGCGGCGTACCCGCACCGGCCTAG
- a CDS encoding NADPH:quinone oxidoreductase family protein, whose translation MRAVRCNAIGGPVTVEDIPEPRGEVPVDVHYAAVNFADLLVVEGNYQVRAEPPFTPGSEFAGVVAESGHGLAKGDRVFGSAFIGAWAERIAVPATSVHRIPDAVPMERAAAFGVSHATAFNALKLVAGVRPGERVAVLGAAGGVGLAAVELAALLGAEVIAVASTEDKRAACAKQGAQVTLPYENLKQGLRDAGGADVVIDPVGGPHSEQALRAMRWGGRCVNVGFASGEIPRIPLNLAMLKGVTIHGFDFGGWARHDRDRLVASRTELHRMFADGLIHPRVHAVHPLDEVSAALSLGRDAIGKVLLEVARGV comes from the coding sequence ATGAGAGCGGTCCGCTGCAACGCCATCGGGGGCCCGGTCACCGTCGAGGACATCCCCGAGCCGCGGGGCGAGGTGCCCGTCGACGTGCACTACGCGGCGGTGAACTTCGCCGACCTGCTGGTGGTCGAGGGCAACTACCAGGTCAGGGCGGAACCGCCCTTCACCCCCGGCAGCGAGTTCGCGGGCGTGGTGGCCGAGTCCGGACACGGGCTGGCCAAGGGCGACCGGGTCTTCGGCTCGGCCTTCATCGGCGCCTGGGCCGAGCGGATCGCCGTCCCGGCGACCAGCGTGCACCGGATTCCCGACGCCGTTCCCATGGAACGCGCGGCGGCCTTCGGGGTATCCCACGCCACCGCGTTCAACGCGCTGAAGCTGGTCGCCGGCGTCCGGCCGGGGGAGCGGGTGGCGGTGCTCGGCGCGGCCGGCGGCGTCGGGCTGGCGGCGGTCGAACTGGCCGCGCTGCTGGGCGCGGAGGTGATCGCGGTGGCGTCCACCGAGGACAAGCGGGCGGCCTGCGCCAAGCAGGGCGCCCAGGTGACCCTGCCGTACGAGAACCTCAAGCAGGGGCTGCGGGACGCGGGCGGAGCCGATGTGGTGATCGACCCGGTCGGCGGGCCGCACTCCGAGCAGGCCCTGCGCGCCATGCGCTGGGGCGGCCGGTGCGTGAACGTGGGCTTCGCGAGCGGCGAGATCCCGCGTATCCCGCTCAACCTGGCGATGCTCAAGGGCGTGACGATCCACGGCTTCGACTTCGGTGGCTGGGCACGGCACGACCGGGACAGGCTCGTCGCCTCCCGGACCGAGCTCCACCGGATGTTCGCCGACGGGCTCATCCACCCCCGCGTCCACGCCGTCCACCCGCTCGACGAGGTGTCGGCGGCCCTGAGCCTGGGCCGCGACGCCATTGGCAAGGTCCTTCTGGAGGTGGCCCGTGGAGTTTGA